A single window of Danio rerio strain Tuebingen ecotype United States chromosome 15, GRCz12tu, whole genome shotgun sequence DNA harbors:
- the LOC556707 gene encoding nucleotidyltransferase MB21D2, translated as MAAPALSSRAASAGNSPTATPSSSKPVPQAPELDFRSGTRIEELNRLIGEFSKHEQREYDDQRALEIHTAKDFIFSMLGMVQKLDQKLPVANEYLLLSGGVREGVVDMDLDELTVYARGADYDMDFTLLVPALKLHDRNQPVTLDMRHSALCHSWLSLRLFDEGTINKWKDCCTMIDHANGATNYFFSPTLVADWFYESISMVLAEIQKKPQRGVPRVEKVERNATVISIILGVGGSRMLYDVVPVVSFKGWPAVAQSWLMENHFWDGKITEEEVISGFYLLPACSSTGQKENEWRLSFARSEVQLKKCISASLMQAYQACKALIIKLLSRPKAISPYHLRSLMLWSCDRLPHTYLAQEDYAAHFLLGLIDDLQHCLVNKTCPNYFIPQCNMLEHLSDDMAMLHARKLSSVRSDPAEHLRSAIEHAKAASRLTVELQWRSGSSNLPSPLSETGADQQPDDRLAKKLQQLVTENPGKSISVFINPDDVTRPHFRIDDKFF; from the exons ATGGCGGCGCCTGCGCTCTCCAGCCGGGCTGCTTCAGCTGGAAACAGCCCCACTGCCACCCCGAGCAGCTCCAAACCCGTCCCGCAGGCTCCCGAGTTGGACTTTAGGTCCGGGACGCGGATAGAGGAGCTCAACCGGCTGATCGGAGAGTTCAGCAAGCACGAGCAGCGCGAGTACGACGACCAGCGCGCGCTCGAGATCCACACGGCCAAGGACTTCATCTTCTCCATGCTCG GCATGGTGCAGAAGTTGGACCAGAAGCTTCCGGTTGCCAATGAGTACCTGCTGCTGTCGGGCGGGGTTCGGGAGGGAGTGGTGGACATGGATCTGGACGAGCTGACGGTGTACGCACGAGGAGCGGATTACGACATGGACTTCACACTGCTGGTTCCTGCGCTCAAACTCCATGACCGAAATCAGCCGGTCACGCTGGACATGCGACATTCAGCGCTCTGCCACTCGTGGCTCAGTCTGCGGCTTTTTGATGAAGGAACTATTAATAAGTGGAAAGACTGCTGTACAATGATTGACCATGCCAATGGCGCAACCAATTACTTTTTCTCACCAACACTGGTGGCCGACTGGTTCTACGAATCTATTAGTATGGTTCTGGCAGAGATCCAGAAGAAGCCACAGCGTGGCGTGCCGCGGGTTGAAAAAGTCGAGCGCAATGCTACTGTCATCTCGATAATCCTGGGCGTCGGAGGCAGTCGGATGTTGTATGATGTAGTTCCGGTTGTATCCTTCAAAGGTTGGCCTGCGGTCGCCCAAAGCTGGCTGATGGAAAACCATTTTTGGGATGGGAAAATTACAGAGGAGGAAGTCATTAGTGGGTTTTATTTACTACCTGCATGCTCGTCTACGGGCCAGAAGGAGAACGAATGGCGTTTGTCTTTCGCACGCAGCGAAGTGCAGCTGAAGAAGTGCATATCTGCAAGTTTGATGCAGGCGTACCAAGCTTGTAAAGCTCTGATTATTAAGCTGTTATCTCGACCCAAAGCGATCAGCCCATATCACCTGCGCTCGCTCATGCTCTGGTCCTGCGATCGCCTGCCGCACACGTATTTGGCGCAGGAAGATTACGCTGCACACTTTTTGCTGGGTTTGATTGACGACTTGCAGCACTGCTTGGTGAATAAGACCTGCCCGAATTACTTCATCCCGCAATGCAACATGCTAGAGCATCTGAGTGATGACATGGCCATGCTGCATGCACGAAAGTTGTCGTCTGTACGGTCTGATCCTGCAGAACACTTGCGGAGCGCAATCGAGCATGCAAAAGCTGCGTCGCGGCTTACGGTTGAGCTtcagtggcgcagcggaagctcAAACCTGCCGTCTCCGCTGTCTGAAACAGGAGCTGATCAACAACCAGATGACCGACTTGCAAAGAAACTCCAGCAGCTGGTCACAGAGAATCCTGGGAAGTCCATTTCCGTCTTCATCAATCCAGACGATGTAACGCGACCTCACTTTCGCATAGATGATAAGTTCTTTTAA